TTCGTCGTGCTCGGACGGTACGCGTTCTCCTCGGTCACTGCCGCCGTCGCCGCAGCTCTCGTGCTCGTCGCGATGTGCACGATGGCACGCCGGTGGGCGGAGTTGCAGATCTTCGCAACCGACCCTGATGCTCACGACTTCCGACACCGGGTGGCCGATGCGCTCCGGAGGCGAACGACGAACTTCGTCAACCGTCACCGATAGGAGCGCGCATGGCTGACATGAACTGGATCGCGACGCTCGTCGGGGTGCTGTTCGCCGGCGGGATCGGCGCGACGATCCGGGAGATCGTCGGCGTGATCACCCTCGCCCGCAAGGGCGTATCCGGCAAGGAACAGAAGCGCCGTGACGACATCGTTGCGCAGCGTGACTACGCGCTCGCGCAGATGCGTGAAGCGCAGAAGGAAGCCGACCTCCACGAGGCACGCGCGGACGCCGAAGCACGCGCCCGACGCCAGTGGCAGGAGCAGGTCGCGAAGATGCGTCGCCTCGCGATCGAAGCGGGCACCGATCCGGGCCCGTGGCCCGACATCGACGACACCACAGATCCCATCCGCAAGAAGGAGCAGCCATGACCACCCCGACCGAGATCACCCCGAACGTCGTCGTCTCGAACCCGAACACGCGCCGACGCATCGGTGTCGCCCTGTACCTCATCAGCCTCCTCGCCGGTGTCGGAGCGCTGCTCTTCGCGTTCTTCCCCGAGCTCGCGTTCGGCACCGACATCCCGACGCGTGCGGTCGGGTTCGTCAACGGTGTCGTGTCGCTGCTGTCGGGCGGGTTCGGCTTGATCGTGACGACGCCGAACGTCCCGCGCGACACCAGCGGTCTGCTGCGTCGTGATCTGAAGGGGGACTGATGACCGTCGCGCAGATCACCGCCCGGAAGGACACGTCCGCGAACTGGGCTGCTGCGAACCCGATCCTCGCTGCGGGTGAGTTCGGGTTCGACACGACCGTGAAGCGGCTGAAGGTCGGCGACGGTGTGTCCTCGTGGGCTGCGTTGGGCTGGTCGACGATGGCCGCCGATGAGGTCGCATCTGTCCTCGCCGCGTCGGCTTCGATCAACGCGGGCATCGACACGACCGATGGTGCGTTCGCGACCGTCCTCGCAGACCCGGAATCTGCGTCCTCGGGTGTACTAGGCGCCACATTCGTTCCGCAGGACGCGAAGGTCTATCAGGCGCAGAAGCACGGCGTCCTGCCTGGCTCGTCTCTCTTCCGAGGGGCGCTAAACGGACTCATCGCGATGGTCAGTGCGGCCGGCGGCGGCGAGATCGATCTCGGTAGCGGCGACTTCCAGATGGACATGTCGTCGCTGATCGCGAAATCCGGCGTGCATCTGCACGGTCGGGGTGCCCTGACCACCATCCACCTCACGCGCAACATCACAGGTACGCCCGGGCTGGTGCAGATCGGCGCAGGCGTGGACGGCTTCACACTGAGCAAGGTCAAGCTCGTGGGTCACCGTGACCTCTACCAGGCCGACCAGAACTGCGGTGTCTGGGGTGTCCCGGGCGGCGGCTACAGCAACATCTTGATCGAGGATGTCTGGGTCGACGGATTCGACTACATGGGCATCGGTCTCATCGGCGACGTGAACCGCTTGAACGTCACCAAGAACGTCACCGTGAGGAACTGTCGCACCACCAACACGGGTGGGCACGGCATTCTCATCCAGGGTGGGGTCGACGTCGCGAGTGTCCGCGGGTGCCTCGTGGAGAAGCACGGCCAACGCCGAGCCGACTGTCCCGGGATCACCAACGGGCGGCACTCCTACGGCGTATCGATGGTCGGAAACACGATCGACAGCACGGGCGCTGTAGGCACCTCGGCGCATGCGATGAGCCTGGATACCGTCTTCGGTCGTGCCATCGTGTCGAACAACATCGTGCACGACTCACCCGGTTACGGCATCGAGATCGGTTCCACCGAGGACGCAATCGTCATCGGAAACGTGGTCACCGATTGCCGGCACGGCATCGTGGTGAACGGTGACGGTGGACAGTCCCACTACCACTGCCACTCGATCACGATCACGGGAAACACGGTCTCACGCTGCACCGTCAACGGGATCTACGTGTACATGGGCAACCCCATCAGTGAACAGGCGACACCACCCTGGCAGTACCGTCGCGCAGGGTTCGGCTACGGCACGACGACGATCGGCACGCGTGCGACAGCCGGCGGCCGCATCTACAAGCTCACCGCCACCGTGTCACCGTTCACCACCGCATCCGGTGTTCCCACGGGATGGGGTGAAACCAGCACTGGCGACACCATCACCGATGGGAACGTGACGTGGACGGACGTCGGACATCTGCACTCTGACATCGTCATCGCCAGCAACATGGTGACGATGTGCGGGGGCGTTGGAATCCACGCGACCTACGCTGTCGCTCTCCGCATCGAAGGAAACTCGGTCACGTCCTGCGCTCAGTCGGGTCTCTACGTCGAGGGCACCTGCAACCTGTACTGGATCGGCCCCAACACCCTGCACGGCAACAACACGAACCTCGAGTCGAATCACGCGAACCTTCGCATCATCGCTCCCGCGGCGTCCAGCCGGGCAGTCAGGCTCGCAGCGACTCTCTGGGCGTTGTTTGCGAGTCTGTCGAACGACGACATCTTCATCAGTGAGCCAGCGTCTGGTGTGCGCATCGATGGGCGTCTGCTGCCGAACTCACCGAACCCGAGCGTCGCGTTCGGAGATAGGTTCGTCACCGCGAACACCACTGCGACGTCGGTGGCGACGATGGTCGACGCGAACGCGAACGCGAGCGAGATGCGCGAAGTGAAGGTGGTTGTTCGGGACGCGAACACGACGTTCGTGCACTCCGCATCTGGCACGAACACGCTGCGCATGGCTGGTGGTTCGAGTT
The sequence above is a segment of the Microbacterium sp. PM5 genome. Coding sequences within it:
- a CDS encoding right-handed parallel beta-helix repeat-containing protein: MTVAQITARKDTSANWAAANPILAAGEFGFDTTVKRLKVGDGVSSWAALGWSTMAADEVASVLAASASINAGIDTTDGAFATVLADPESASSGVLGATFVPQDAKVYQAQKHGVLPGSSLFRGALNGLIAMVSAAGGGEIDLGSGDFQMDMSSLIAKSGVHLHGRGALTTIHLTRNITGTPGLVQIGAGVDGFTLSKVKLVGHRDLYQADQNCGVWGVPGGGYSNILIEDVWVDGFDYMGIGLIGDVNRLNVTKNVTVRNCRTTNTGGHGILIQGGVDVASVRGCLVEKHGQRRADCPGITNGRHSYGVSMVGNTIDSTGAVGTSAHAMSLDTVFGRAIVSNNIVHDSPGYGIEIGSTEDAIVIGNVVTDCRHGIVVNGDGGQSHYHCHSITITGNTVSRCTVNGIYVYMGNPISEQATPPWQYRRAGFGYGTTTIGTRATAGGRIYKLTATVSPFTTASGVPTGWGETSTGDTITDGNVTWTDVGHLHSDIVIASNMVTMCGGVGIHATYAVALRIEGNSVTSCAQSGLYVEGTCNLYWIGPNTLHGNNTNLESNHANLRIIAPAASSRAVRLAATLWALFASLSNDDIFISEPASGVRIDGRLLPNSPNPSVAFGDRFVTANTTATSVATMVDANANASEMREVKVVVRDANTTFVHSASGTNTLRMAGGSSYAAPLGTVLVFAFISSQWYEVARYAGAA